CTGCGACCTTGGCGTTGAGGTCATCAACAAAGCGGGTGTCGCGATTGGTGATGATGCCAACCACGGTGCCATCGGCCTCGACCACCGGCACACCAGAGAAGCCGGTGCGGGCCTTGATATCGTTCAGCTCTTTCAGGCTGGCCGTCGGGGCGATGGTGATGGGGTTCATCACAACGCCGCTCTCATACTTCTTCACCTGCGTAACTTGTCCCGCCTGTTCTTCAACGGTCAGGTTCCGGTGCACGACACCGATACCGCCGGCCTGCGCCATCGCAATGGCAAGACGGGCTTCAGTCACCGTATCCATTGCGGCGGACAGTAGCGGAATATTGAGGGGGATGGCTTTGGTCAGCCAGGTAGACGTGTCCACATTGGCGGGCATGACTTCGCTCGGGCCGGGCTGCAGAAGCACGTCATCGAAAGTAATGGCTTGTCGGATTTTCATGTGGGGAGCTCCCTTTTTGGCCCCTTAATAGAGTCGCGGCCTTTCTGGAACCCCCTTTTGCAAGGAAAACTGAAACCGATCGGGGCCAAGACTTTCCGCTTGCTTCGATCAAACCTCAGCCCGGAGTTTGGCCCGCACGAAAAACCCGTTACACCTTCGTGGTTTGACCCATCCGGACGGGTCGCAAGCGGAGGTTTCACCGATGATCAGGACACTCATCAGCACAATAGGCATGGCAGCCCTCATTGCCGCCTGCTCCCAGCCCGCAAATGAGCCAGAGAGCGAATCCGCCGCCGCCCCGCAACCGGACGACGCCGCCACCGAAGCCGCAGCCGTCAGCACCGAGAACCTCTCTGAAATCGTCAGGGTGCTCGCCTCCGATGAGTTTGAAGGCCGCGCCCCCGGCACGCCAGGTGAAACAAAGACGGTCGAATACCTGATCGAGCAGTTCGAAGAAATCGGCCTGGAGCCTGGTGGACGCGATGGCGGCTGGACCGATCCTGTCACCTTGCTCCATTCGCGCGTCGTCGACCTTCGCACCCTCAATGTTGAGGCAGAGGACACGACGCTCGATATGCGTCAGGGCCGCGACATCGAAATCAGCTCCGCCAATCCGCGCGAGACGATTGAAATCACTGACGCGCCCATCGTCTTTGTCGGCTTCGGTGCCAGCGCGCCGGAGCGCGACTGGGACGATTATGGCGATATCGATCTCACCGGAAAGGTCGCCCTTTTCCTCGTCAACGATCCTGATTTCGGCGTTGCAGAGGATGACCCGGTGGCTGGCCGCTTTGGTGGCAACCGGATGACCTATTATGGCCGCTGGGCCTACAAGTTCGAGGAGGCTGCCCGCCGCGGCGCTGCTGCTGCCCTCGTTATCCATGAGACAGAAGCCGCAGGCTATGGCTGGAACGTCGCCGCCTCCGGGCCGGGCGACAATTACGCCGTCGCCAGCGACGGATCCGGCAAACCATCGGTCGACCTTCAGGGCTGGCTCCACCTCGACATGGCAAAGCAGTGGATGGAAGCGGCTGGTCAGGACCTCGACGCCCTTCGCGTCGCCGCCCGCAGCGAGGATTTCGAAGCCTTCGCGCTTGAGGGCCTCACCTTCAATGCAGACCTCGGCCTCGAGGTGGAGTGGATCGAAAGCCAGAATGTCCTCGGCAAGATCACGGGCACAGAGCGCCCGGATGAGACCATCATGCTGTCTGGCCACTGGGACGCCTATGGCAAGGGCATCGCTGACGCGCAGGGCCGCACCGTCATGCCCGGCGCCAATGACGACGCGCTCGGCATGGCCGGCATCATGGAGATCGCCCGCATCCTGAAAGCCGGTGAACCGCTGGAGCGTACGGTCGTCGTCGCTGCTTGGACCGCTGAAGAAAGCGGCCTCCTCGGCTCGGAAGCCTATGCGCAGGATCCGATCTATCCGCTGGAAACGACGGTCGCCAACTTCACGCTCGACATCCTCAACACGGCCGGTCCTGCAAAGGATGTCATTCAGGTCGGCGAAGGCCAGAGCGAGCTTGAAGAGATGATGGCCGAAGCCGCTGACGCACAGGGCCGCTATGTCTCGCCCGAAGGCCTGCCGCAGAACGGGCTCTTCTATCGCGCAGACCATTTCTCGCTCGCCCGGCGCGGCGTGCCGGTCATCCTTATCATGGGCATTGCAGGCGGGCCTGACCTCGTCGAGGGCGGGCGCGAAGCCGGCGCAGCGTGGGTCGCTGGTTATATCGCCAACCGCTACCACAACCAGAACGACGCCTGGGACCCCGACTGGGACCTTCGCGGCGCCGCTCAGGATGTTGAGCTTATCCTCGAGATGACCCGCCAGCTTGCAAACTCCACGCAGTGGCCCGCGATCAAGGAAACCTCCGAGTTCGTGGACATCCGCAATGAGAGCGCTGCCGCGCGCAACTAGGACACCGTCGCCCCCCATCAAAGCCCCGGCCTGAAGGCTGGGGCTTTACCTTGCGTCGACTCGATGTGAGATAGTTTCAAACGAAACTATCAAGGGGACACAATGACGACGCTCAAACCACTCGACCAGTACGACATCTCGCGCGATCGCGGCTTTCTCTGCCGCCATGATGCGGGCGCCGTCACCCTTCCGGCAGAGCTGCAGCCCGCCGTGGACGCGGCCATGGCCCTCCCCCACTCCATCGTCACAGGCCGCGTGCGTGAGATCCTCGCCCGCCTGCCCGTCATCGACCTCACCAGCTTCTGCGAAACCGCCAGCGATGAGCAGATCCGCAAGGCCTTCGTGCACTACACTTTCATGATCCAGTCCTGGGTCTGGGGCGAGCGTGACGCGCCGGCCTCCCTGCCCGAATGCCTCGCAAAGCCTGCCTGGCAGCTCGCCGACGCGCTCGATTCCAAGCCGCTGCTGACCTATGCCACCTACGTCCTCGACAACTGGGCCAAGATTGACGCGGACGGGCCGGTGGACCTCTCCAACGTCTACATGATCCAGCCTTTCCTCTCCGGTGAGGACGAGGCCTGGTTCGTTCTTGTCCACGTCGCCATTGAGGCACGCGCAGGCGACATGCTGGCCACCATCCCCGAAGTGATCGCTGCCTGCGAGGCCAATGACGCGCCCGCCGTCACTGCGGGCCTTGCGCGCATGTCGGAGGGCTGGGACGCCGTCAACGCCATCTTCGACCGCATGCCGGAGCGCTGCGATCCTTACATCTACTTCAATCGCGTGCGCCCCTACATCCATGGCTGGAAGGACAATCCCGCCCTTGGCGATGGCCTCATCTATGAGGGCGTTCCGGCCGGTGAGAACAAGCCCCAGGCCTTCCGCGGCCAGACCGGCTCACAATCCTCCATCGTGCCGACCATGGACGCCTTCCTCTCCATCAGTCACGCCGACGACCCGCTGCGCCATTACCTCGAAGAGCTGCACGCCTATCGCCCGACGGGCCACCGCGCCTTCATCGAGGATGTGCGCGCTGCCTCCACGCTGCGGGGCTGGGTCAGCCAGCATGGCGACGCGGCCATCCGCCAGCTCTACAATGACAATGTCATGAAGCTTGCGCGCTTCCGCACCCGCCACCTCGAATATGCGGCGACCTATATCAACAAGCAGGCCGGCAACTCGCCCGGCAACGACACCGATGTCGGCACCGGCGGCACGCCCTTCATGAAATACCTGAAGAAGCACCGCGACGAAGCCGAAGCGCACCTGCTGGGCGTCGAAAGCGCACCCGTCAGCTAGAGCAGGACCGCCGCCCCTACTCCACCGGCTCCAGCGGCTTCGGCGCGCTCACCTTGCGCTCGACCTTCTTGCGGGATTTCGGCTTCGGCAGCAGGCGAAAGCGCGACTGGCACCAGGCAAAGCCAACGCCCACATCGATCAGCGCGTCGGCGCGCCCGCACGGGCACATGAACTCCCACACGCCCCAGATACGATAGGTCTCGCCCTCGACCAGCGGCACAGGCTCGCCCGTCACATGGTTCGGCGCAGCGTTCACGCACAGCACCAGATCGCCATCATTCACGTCATAGGACATGACGCCAGAATAGCACGAGACCCCGCATCCCCGCTAGAGTTGGCCCGCCAGAGCCAGCCAACTACCCCCAGAGCGGAGGCCGCACCGCCTGCCAGGGCCGCGCCTCTTCCAGCTGCGCCGCCAGCCGGAACAGCGTACCCTCATCGCCGTACCGCCCGGCAAACATCATCCCCACCGGCAGGCCATTGCCATCGAGCCCCATCGGCACGGACATGGCCGGCTGACCGGTAAAGTTCTGCGGCGGCGTGAACGGGAACACCTCGGCCTGGCGCTTGTCGACATCGCGCGGCGCCATGTTCACCGGGTCGATCTCGCCCACCCTCGGCACAGGCTCGGCCAACACAGGCGACAGGATCACGTCATACGTCTCATGCAGCGACAGGATCTCCCGGCTCATACTGCGCAGCGTCGCCCAGCCTGCCATCGCCTGCGACCCCGTCAGCCCTTTTGAGCCGCGATAGTTGCGCCATGTCAGCGCCTCCATCTCACCGGCCTCCGGCTCCCGCCCCTTCGCCTCGATCAGCCCATCCACCGTCGCTGCAAAGTTGCTACCCGAAACGGCCCGCTGCGCGAGGTAGAGCCGCCGGTAATCAACGCCCAACCCCCGCTCCTCGACATCATGGCCAAGCGCTTCGAGCAGC
This genomic interval from Thalassovita mediterranea contains the following:
- a CDS encoding M20/M25/M40 family metallo-hydrolase, with the protein product MIRTLISTIGMAALIAACSQPANEPESESAAAPQPDDAATEAAAVSTENLSEIVRVLASDEFEGRAPGTPGETKTVEYLIEQFEEIGLEPGGRDGGWTDPVTLLHSRVVDLRTLNVEAEDTTLDMRQGRDIEISSANPRETIEITDAPIVFVGFGASAPERDWDDYGDIDLTGKVALFLVNDPDFGVAEDDPVAGRFGGNRMTYYGRWAYKFEEAARRGAAAALVIHETEAAGYGWNVAASGPGDNYAVASDGSGKPSVDLQGWLHLDMAKQWMEAAGQDLDALRVAARSEDFEAFALEGLTFNADLGLEVEWIESQNVLGKITGTERPDETIMLSGHWDAYGKGIADAQGRTVMPGANDDALGMAGIMEIARILKAGEPLERTVVVAAWTAEESGLLGSEAYAQDPIYPLETTVANFTLDILNTAGPAKDVIQVGEGQSELEEMMAEAADAQGRYVSPEGLPQNGLFYRADHFSLARRGVPVILIMGIAGGPDLVEGGREAGAAWVAGYIANRYHNQNDAWDPDWDLRGAAQDVELILEMTRQLANSTQWPAIKETSEFVDIRNESAAARN
- a CDS encoding indoleamine 2,3-dioxygenase gives rise to the protein MTTLKPLDQYDISRDRGFLCRHDAGAVTLPAELQPAVDAAMALPHSIVTGRVREILARLPVIDLTSFCETASDEQIRKAFVHYTFMIQSWVWGERDAPASLPECLAKPAWQLADALDSKPLLTYATYVLDNWAKIDADGPVDLSNVYMIQPFLSGEDEAWFVLVHVAIEARAGDMLATIPEVIAACEANDAPAVTAGLARMSEGWDAVNAIFDRMPERCDPYIYFNRVRPYIHGWKDNPALGDGLIYEGVPAGENKPQAFRGQTGSQSSIVPTMDAFLSISHADDPLRHYLEELHAYRPTGHRAFIEDVRAASTLRGWVSQHGDAAIRQLYNDNVMKLARFRTRHLEYAATYINKQAGNSPGNDTDVGTGGTPFMKYLKKHRDEAEAHLLGVESAPVS